The following DNA comes from Mycobacteroides immunogenum.
TTCAGCGCGGCCTCACGCTATTTCTTTCCCCCGACGGCACGGCCGCACGGTTCATCATCACCCACGATAAGGACCCAGCCACCCCGGCTGGAATCTCCGCAGTGGCATCTGAACTGGAGGCCGCCCACCAGGCCGTCAAGGGCACCGCACTGACCGACGCCACCTTCTACCTCACCGGCACCGCGGCGATCTATCGCGACATTCAGTCCGGCTCACGGTATGACCTTTTGATCGTGGGGATCGCAGCCGTGACACTGATATTCGCCGTGATGATGATCATCACGCGGGCGTTCGTGGCTTCGCTGGTGATCGTCGGAACCGTATTGCTCTCTCTCGGTGCCGCATTCGGAGTCTCGGTGCTGGTGTGGCAGCACATTTTCGGTCTTGAGCTCAATTGGATCGCGCCCGTCTTCGGATTGATCATCCTGCTGGCGGTCGGCTCGGACTACAACCTGTTGTTGGTGTCACGCTTTCAGGAGGAGATCGGCGCAGGACTGAAGACCGGCATCATCCGCTCAATGGGAGGAACCGGAGGAGTCGTCACGTCCGCGGGGCTGGTATTCGCTTTCACCATGATGTCCATGGCTGCAAGTGATCTGAGCTCGATCGGTCAAGCCGGAAGCACCATCGGCTTGGGCCTGCTGTTCGACACGCTCATCGTGCGCTCGTTGATGACCCCGTCCATCGCCGGGCTGCTCGGCCCGTGGTTCTGGTGGCCCCTGAGAGTACGGACACGAGCTGCGGGTAAACCCACCACACCCATATACCCAGCCGGGTATACTAGCAGTAGCTAGAGCCCCCGAAAGGTAGACACATGATCGACGATCAAGACAGCATCACTGCGATTCTCAGCAGGCTGCGCCGGGCTCAGGGACAGCTCAATGGAGTGATCAACATGATCGAAACCGGGCGTGATTGCAAAGACGTCGTCACGCAACTGGCGGCGGTGTCACGGGCGCTCGACCGCGCGGGATTCAAGATTGTCGCCACCGGTCTACGCGAATGCATCGCCGCGGACAAGAACGGGGACACCGCGCCCATGACCGAGGCCGAACTGGAGAAGCTCTTTCTCGCACTGGCCTAGCACGGGCCGCGGCGGGCACGCTCGATCAGACGGCTCAGAGGTCACCCGAGAAGTCGGCGGTGAACCAACGGTCCGGCCTGATGGTGAACAGCACCGTATCGGCGTTGTCGTAACCGCGCGCGAACTCACGCCCGGCCTCCTCGCCGAGATAGCGGATGGCGATCTCCTCCCGCGCCGACGCAGACGCCGGCCGCTCCGCGCCGACGACCGCGCCCTCGACAACGACGTACTGGTACGGCGGCTCTTCGTGCTGCACGGTGAGGGTTATGGCGGCCGCCTGCTCAATCAGGCGTGCCTTGCGATTACCCGCGCTGGTGTTGATCCGGATGTCCCCACCCGGCGTGTAGTCGTACCAGATCGGCACGCTGGCGGGCGGGCGTCCGCTGTCGGCCGCGACCGACAGCACCGCGACATGCTTTGCGGCAAGAAACTCCTGGCGTTCTGCTTCGGTGAAAGGGCGTGGCATGTGGCCTCAAACCATCTAATCCGCCGAACTTATTCCCGCCTGCCTCACGCCCTGATCCCGCCGAGCAGGTTATCCAGCAGCGCGTCCACGAAGCCCTCGGTCAGCGGCTGGTCGGGGATGAGCAGGCGGTGATAGCAGGCGCCCCATAGCTGATCGACCACAACTTCCGGATCCACATCCGTTCTGAGCTGACCACGATCCTGGGCCCGGCGTATCGCCGCAACGGCAAGGGCTCGACGGGGCCCCGAATATCGTTGCAGAAAAGCGGCTTTGAGCTCGGGGTCGACCTGGGCTTGCCCGATCAACTCCCCGATGATTCCGCCGCCGGCAGTGTCTCGAAGGACGCCCAGGAAGGCCCGCAGCTGAGCGCGCAAGTCACGTTCGATGTCTCCACCGTCGGGGAAACCCAATCGCGGTTCAACCTTTCGAAAGTATCCGTCGAGCGCGAGGGCCCCTTTTGAGGGCCACCACTTATAGATCGTCATTTTGCTTGCCCCGGAAAGGGCCGCGACCTTGTCGATGGTGAATCCGGTCATCCCTTCGTCGAACAACAGATCACCGGCCGCCTTCAAGACCTCCTCGCGCACTTCCTCCGCGGGCCGACGACCTCGTCGAGGCAATTTCGCCTCGCCCGGCACTGCGACCACCCCTTGCCTCCCCTAAATCCTTGCCAACTATGTGTACGTACCGTACGTTATTTATGTGTACGAATCGTACATATAAATAATGAGAGGACGTCCGATGCAGATCTCGGGCAACACCGTGTTCATCCCAGGGGCCACCAGCGGGATCGGTTTGGAACTCGCGCTGGCCCTGCAGGCCAAGGGCAATACGGTGATAGTCGGCGGTCGCCGTGCTGAGCTGCTGGAACAGATCGGCGCGGAGCACCCCGGCATCGCCACCGTGCGCATCGACGTCGCCGACCCGGCGAGTATTCGCACCGCCGCCCATCAGATACTCGCCGCGCATCCCACCCTGAATGTCCTGATCGCGATGGCCGGGATCATGCGCGTGGAGGATTGGCACCATCCCGAGTCGTTCCTGCGATCCGCCGAAGAAATCATCATCACGAATGTTCTCGGCCCGATTCGCCTGATCGCCGGCTTTATCGAGCACCTCCAGAAGCAGCCTCAATCCACCATTGTCACGGTGTCCTCGGGGTTGGCTTTCGCTCCGCTGAAGGTCACGCCCAGCTACAACGCCTCCAAGGCGGCCATCCACATGCTCAGCGAGTCCATCCGGTTGCAGCTCGCCGACACCCGAATCGAGATCAAGGAGTTGCAACCTCCTGCCGTTCGCACCGATCTCATGCCCGGTCAGCAGGAAAGTGACTTCGCCATGCCTCTGAGGGACTTCATCGACGAAGTGGTCACCCTGCTGGAGACCGAGCCTGATGCCACCGAGATCCAGGTGGAGCGAGTGAAGTTTCTGCGGTACGGCGAGGCCCGTGGTGACTACGACCAGGTCGTCGCGACGCTCAACGCATCCGATCCCCACGCCCGCGAATAGCCCCTGTCGCGGACCTCACCTGGCCACGCGGTCACACTCTTGCCAAGATTGAGGTGATGACTGGCGAGGCGAGTACGGGCGCACCCGGCACACAGATCGCGCTGGCGCTGGGCGCCGGCGGGGCACGCGGCTATGCACATATCGGCGTGATTCAGGAGCTGCACGAGCGCGGCTTTGAGATCTCCGGCATTTCCGGATCATCCATGGGCGCGTTGGTAGGGGGCCTGGAGGCCGCCGGGGCTCTCGACGAATTTGCCTCGTGGGCAACATCTCTGACTCAACGCGCGGTGCTCAGACTCTTGGACCCTACCTGGACCAGCCCCGGATTCTTCCGCGCGGAGAAGATTCTTGACGTAGTGCGCGAGCTACTCGGCGATGTCGCGATAGAAGACCTTCCGATCCCATTCACGGCCGTTGCGACAGATTTGATCGCCGGCAAGTCGGTGTGGCTGCAGAGTGGCTCATTGGCCTCCGCCATTCGAGCATCCATCGCGATTCCCGGAATGATCTCACCGCATGTTCTCAACGGACGGGTGCTGGCAGATGGCGGAGTTCTGGATCTACCGGCCGTCGCACCCCTGGCCGGGGTGCACGCGGAACTACGGGTGGCGGTGACCCTCAGCGGAGGCGATGAACGGCGCGCTCCCGCGCCGCCATCGGAGCCAGAGCCACGCGAGCCTCGTGTGACAACGGAGTGGCTCAACAGGCTGATGCGGAGCACCTCGGCGCTGTTCTCAACCGATGAAACAGAGACAACCGGGCAACCAGACCCGGCCGCGAAGCTGACGAGCTTCGAGGTGATGAACCGCACCATCGAGGTCATGCAGTCGCAACTTGCCCGCATGCAGCTCGCCGCGCACCCGCCGGATGTCCTCATCGAAGTCCCGCGCAGTGTCAGCCGCAGCCTCGACTTTCACCGCGCCACCGAAGTGATTGAGGTCGGCCGTCGTTGCGCGGCTGAGGCTCTCGATTCCTATGCGAACACCAACTAGGCATTCACCACCTGGTCATCAGTCAAATGACTGATGACCCCTTCAGTCATTTGACGCAGGCTACGACCGACCGTCCCACCGCCACTAACACCTGGAGCACACACCATGGCCCGCACAGTTTCGCAACTCATCGTCGATACCGTGAAAGCCGCTGGTGTCCAACGTATTTATGGTCTGCCGGGTGACTCGCTGAATGGCTTCACCGAAGCGCTGCGACGCGATGGCACGGTGGAGTGGGTCCACGTGCGGCACGAGGAAGCCGCCGCCTTCGCCGCGGGCGCCGAGGCAGCGCTGACCGGCAACCTCGCGGTGTGCGCCGCGAGCTGCGGCCCAGGCAATCTGCACCTCATCAACGGGCTCTTCGACGCGCATCGCAGCCGGGTTCCCGTCCTCGCTATCGCGTCCCACATACCCAGCGCCGAGATAGGCAGCGGCTACTTCCAGGAGACCCACCCACAGAATCTGTTCGCCGAATGCAGCGTATACAGCGAGCTGGTAAGCAGTGTCGAACAGCTACCGTACGTCCTGAACACCGCCATCCGCGCGGCCCTGGACCAGCAGGGAGTGGCCGTCCTGACCATCCCCGGTGACATCCTCAGCGCCAAGGTGGATGCGTCGCCCCCGTCGACCAAAATCGTCGCGGGCGCGGGGACCCGGCTGCCTGACCCCGACGCCCTGCAGCGCGCCGTCGGTGTGTTGAACGGATCGAGCGCGGTAACCATCCTTGCCGGGGCCGGCTGTGAAGGCGCCCATGCCGAGCTGCTGGCGGTTGCGCACACCCTGCAGGCCCCGATTGTGCATACGTTGCGTGGCAAAGAATTCGTCGAATACGACAATCCGTTCGACGTCGGTATGACAGGACTGCTTGGATTCCGTTCCGGCTACGACGCACTCGAAGACACCGAGGTGCTGTTGATGCTCGGCACGGATTTTCCCTACCGGCAGTTCTATCCGCCGAAGGCCACCGTCATCCAGGTCGACATCCGCGGTGAACACATCGGCCGACGCGTCAATGTGGATGTTCCGCTCGTCGGTTCGGTGAAAGACACTCTGCAAAAACTCAATTCGATGCTTCTGCCCCACTCCGACGACAAGCATCTTGAGCGGGCCAAGGAGAACTACACACGTACACGTGCCCAGCTCGATCGGCTGGCTGTCGGCGACGGAAACCAAACGCCCGTGCTGCCGGAGCTGGTCGCGCGCAGGATCGACGAGTTGGCGGATGACGACGCGGTATTCATCGCCGACGTCGGCACACCCGTCATTTGGGCGGCGCGGTATCTGTCCATGAACGGCCGGCGCCGACTGCTCGGATCGTTCAATCACGGCAGTATGGCGAACGCGGTACCGCAGGGAATCGGTGCGCAGGCCTCCCACCGGGGTCGTCAGGTCGTGACTCTCTCTGGTGACGGCGGACTGGCGATGATGCTGGGCGATCTGATCACCCTGACCCAGTCCCAGCTGCCCATCAAGATGGTGGTGTTCAACAACGGTGCGCTCAGCTTTGTGGAGCTGGAGATGAAGGCCGCCGGTATCGTGAATTACGGTACCGCCCTGGATAACCCGGTCTTTGCCGATCTCGCGCGGGCAGTCGGGATTCACGGCGTTCGGGTAGAGCGCCCCGATCAGCTCGACGCCGCCCTGCGGGAGGCTTTCAGCCACCAGGGCCCGGCCCTTGTCGAAGTGCTGACCGCGCGCCAGGAACTATCGATACCGCCGACCATCACCGCCGCTCAGGTGGCGGGGTTCTCATTGTGGGCGACGAAAACCCTGCTCTCCGGACGCGGCGACGAACTCATCGACCTGGCAAAGACCAATCTCGGCGCGCGCCTGCGCCGCCGATAAGCCGCTGGCCCAGCGGCAGTGCCGAGGTCATGGCGTTACCATCGCAAACGCCATGACCTCGCCTACTTCTGCTTCCCGGTTCGTCGGACGCGACGACCTACGCCAGGCGGTCAGGCATGCCGCGACCACGACGGACAACCCGCCCAACGTGCTACTTCTGGTGGGAGCGCCCGGGGTCGGTAAGTCAGCGTTGTTGATGGACGCGACTGCCGCGGCCTCCGAGGCGGGCGCTGCGGTGCTGTTCGCCGCCGGCGGTCAGCCCGATCTGCTGCGTGCATATACGTCGCTGGCCGAGCTCATCTGTCCGCTACACGATCACGTCAACAGCCTGCCGCAGCCACTGCGTGACGCTCTCGGCGGCATCATCGGGACAAGCAGCACACCTTCGCACCGTGCACCGGAAACCGTCCGGCAAGCACTCCTTGCCCTGCTGCAATCCGCCGCCCGCGAACGTCCGCTGCTCCTCGCACTCGACGACGTCGACCTGCTCGACCGCGATACACGTGAAGTGCTGATCTCTGTGTCCCGCCGGCTCGTGGACACCGCCGTGTCGGTGATCATGACGGCCCGGTACCGAGAAAGCCTGCCGGGTTTCGACTCGGTCATCGCCATCATCGATGTGCCGCCACTGACCGATCGTGAGGCCAGCGATCTGCTCGAGATCCAATCACCGCCTCCGCCGCGCGGTATTCGTGGTGAGCTCATCCGGTGGGCAGACGGAAATCCGTTGGCACTCATCGAAGGGGCGCGTTACTACGGACTTTCCGGCGCCACGGTCTTTCGCGGAAACAACATGTCCGGATATCGGGGGGCCTACTCCATCTTCTCAATGGAGCTAGCGGAGCTCGACCAGGAGACTCGAAAACTGCTGTTATACAGTGCTTCCGGATCAGGATACGAAACCGTCGATATCATCACCGATGTCGCTGGGCACGGCTCCGACGTGTCGGTCTGGGCTGCGGCGGAGAAGACCGGGATGCTGACCATCACTGCAGACCGGCTGGTCAAGTTCTGTCATCCGCTGCTGCGTACCCTCGCCTACACGGATGCCAGTCTCACCGATCAGCGCAGTGCCCACCTCGCCTTTGGACGATCACCCTTGTTGGACGATGCCTGCCGCGCCTGGCACTTGGCCGCGGCCGCCAGCGGACCCGATGAAGCCATAGCGACCGCACTGCAACAGTCGGCACGTCAGGCCCAGGGCCGCGGCGGCTATCTGGAGGTCGCGCGCGTTTTACAGCGTGCGGCCGAATTGAGCCCACACAGTGACGATGCCGGACGCAGGTACTCCGGAGCGGCTGCCGCCGCCAACTTCGGTGGCGACACTGCGTGGGCACTTGCACTGTGTGACAAGTCGTCTCAGAGTACATACCACCCAGATGTCCTCGGCTACGCATCACTGACCCGCAGTTCCATCCGACTGCAATCGGGCCGGGCCACCGAGTCCTTCGAGTTGGTCGGCCGATGCATGGAGGGCCCGACACCACCCGAGGGCCGGCTCGCGCTCACCCTGGCCCACTTGGGAGCCACTGCGGCGTACTACACCGGGGACATCGCCCACCACGAAGCCGTCCAGAAATGGATACCCCGCCTCCCTGTTGACGATTTCGAGCAAGAAGCAACAGACCTCGAATTCCTCGCTTTCCCAGCGGGATCGGCCGCACTGCAACGCACGTACGTCAGTATCTTCGCCGATACCGCCTCCAGCGGAAATTCCAGGCCGACGCATTTCGACCGGTGCTGGCTGACCCCCCAGGCGCCAATCCTTGAACCCTTCCGGCATCTCGTCGTGGGGGTGATGGCCGCCGTCACCGAAGAGTCCGATCTTGCCGTCAGCCAGCTCACCGAGGCTGTGGAATCGCTCAAAGCCACTGGAGGAATGCGCGGCTTCACCTATGCGATCGCCCCACTCGCCTGGGCGCTGCTCGACACTGGGCGTTGGGAGATGCTCGACGAACTGCTGGCCATGACTGAGGCTCTGTGTGAGATCCATGATCTCGCACTGCTACACAACGAGACAATCGTGTGCCGCGCACAACTACTCACGTACCGCGGCGACTCTGCCGGGGCCGCAACAGCGCTGCGCCGGATCGACATGTCCGCGTTGGGCCCGAAATCAGCGGCCACGCGCGCAGCGCTGGCACGTGCGCGCGGATGGATCGCCATCGTCGAAGGAGATTTCGACAGTGCGTACCTGCACCTGCATGAACAGTTTCATTCCGATGGAACACCGACGCACTTCGTCGTATCACACCGAGGGATGGCCGAATTGGGATGGGCTGCGGCGCGCAGCGGCCGCGCCACGGAAGTGGCGCCGCTGATCAAGGCCATTGGAGCACAATTCAACTCATCGTGGCCCAAACGACTTCAGCTCTTGCATCACCAGGCGGCGGCCATGGTGTCTTCAACCCCAGACGCGGAGAGTCACTTTCAGCTTGCGGCGCACGACGCTGCCGGCGATCAGTGGCCGCTGGAGCGGGCCCGTGCTCAGCTGCACTACGGCGAATGGCTCCGGCGTGCGCGGCGGCTCGCAGAGGCCCGGCCACTGTTGTCCGCAGCTCTATCCGCCTTCGAATGCCGCGGCGCGGAGTCCTTGGCGGCAGTTGCCCGAGCAGAATTACGCGCTGCCGGCGTCGTCTCCAAATCTGCTCGGACCACGGCGGGATTCGACTCGCTCACCGCACAGGAACAGCAGATTGTCAGGCTTGCCGCCTCCGGTATGACCAACCGTCAAATCGGCGATCAGCTCAACCTCTCGCCCCGCACCATCGCCTCGCATCTGTATCACGTCTACCCCAAGCTCGGAGTCAGCCGCCGGCACGAGCTGCGTGACCTCGTCACTTAGCAATCTGCACAACGCGTCAGTCATCTGACTGATGCGCGCAGGGTCACCCATGATGCACAGTGCATTCATGACTACTCTGCCCACGGCGGCACTGCAGGTGGCAGAGCTATCCGCGCTGCCCGATGGCGCGCCCTACGCCACGAAAGCAGGGGGCGTCGATATCGTTCTCGTCCGCCGGGGTGACGATGTCTCGGCGCTGTACGGGCGTTGCGCACACCGTGGCGCGTTGATGTCCGACGGCCACCTCGACGGCGATCTTCTCGTCTGCGGAGTGCACGGTTGGCGCTACGAGGTCGACACGGGTGTCTCGCCGGTCAATCCCGCGGTGACATTGACCCGGTTCCCCGCCTGGGTCACCAATGGCTCTGTGTACGTGGATGAGTCGGCCGTGTCGACCTTCGCGAAGGCGAATCCTGTGTCCTATGCGGACGACGGCTATCAAGGCCGCTGGATCAAGCCCACCAACACCCCCGAAGAACCCTTCGTCACGCAGATCCACGACCTGGCCTCGCACGGGCTGGACAAGGTCGGACACCACGGCCCGATGTCCGCGATGGGAGTTCCACGCGACCAGTTGCCCTCGTGGGATTCCATTCAGGTGATCACCGGTCAGCTGGCCCGGCTGCCGCTGCTGGACAACGAGCCGGTGGACACGCGGACAGTGATCGGTCCGCGTGCCCAGCGACCGCTCACCCTGGACATCCCGCTCTTTGTCAGCGATATGAGTTTCGGCGCGCTCTCGCAAGAAGCCAAGGTCGCGCTGGCCGCGGGAGCCGAGCTCGCCGGGACGGGGATCTGTTCGGGCGAGGGAGGCATGCTCCCGGAGGAGCAACAACATAATTCACGATACTTCTACGAGCTGGCCTCGGCCCGATTCGGGTGGAGCTTCGAGCACCTCAAGAAGGTGCAGGCCTTCCACTTCAAGGGCGGGCAGGGCGCCAAGACCGGTACCGGCGGGCACCTGCCGGGCAACAAGGTGATCGGAAAGATCGCGGAGGTCCGGGGCCTCGCCCCGGGAACGCCGGCCATTTCGCCGGCCCGGTTTCCCGACTGGACATCCCTTGACCAGTTCCGCGACTTCGCGGAGCAGGTCCGTGCGGCCTCTGGTGGAATACCCGTCGGCTACAAGATGAGCGCACAGCACGTCGAACGCGATATCGATGCCGCGCTCACGATTGGTGTCGACTACATCATCCTCGATGGCCGCGGTGGCGGTACCGGAGCGGCGCCAATCCTGTTTCGCGACAACATCTCCGTCCCGACCATCCCGGCATTGGCGCGCGCCCGAAGGCATCTGGACCACTCCGACGCACGAGACGTGACCCTGGCCGTCACCGGCGGCATTCGCACCGCCGCGGACATGGTCAAGGCGCTCGCGCTGGGCGCCGACGCCATCGGGCTGTCCAATGCCGCGCTGCAGGCAATCGGATGTGTCGGCATGCGCGCCTGCAACACCAACACCTGCCCCGTCGGCATCGCCACGCAGGACCCCCAGCTGCGGGACCGGTTACCCGTCGAGCTGGCCGCGACGCGCTTGCAACGGTTTCTGGAGTCCACCGTCGAGCTGATGACCATACTGGCCAGGGCATGCGGACATCATCGCCTCGGCGACCTTGGGCTCGACGACCTCGTCACTTTCGACCGCGACTTCGCCTATCTCAGCGCAGTCCCCTACGCAGGAGCGATACCACTGTGAGTGATCAAGAACTGGTCTGGCACAAGGCACTCGATCACGATGCCCTCGATGAGGGCCAGGTGACAGTCTGCCCGGTGGGATTGAAGTCGGTGGCGCTGACAAAACTGCACGGTCAATTCGGCGCCATCGACAACCGCTGTCCGCACCAAGGCGGCCCGCTCGGACAGGGCACCCTGGAGAACGACAAAATTCGTTGTCCCTGGCATGGATTCGACTTCGACCCGTTCACCGGCGAGGCAGCGGGCGGGCCTGACTTCGATGTCCCGACTTATCCCGTCGAGGTGCGGGCCGACGGCGTGTATGTGGGCACGGCACCTCCAGCACCCCATGTCCGCACGGTCAGCGATGTGCTCATCGAGACCATGACCAACTGGGGTGTCGATACGGTCTTCGGTATGGTCGGGCACTCCAATCTCGGTGTCGCCGAGGCCATGCATCGCGCCGAAAAAGACGGAAAGTTGCGGTACTTCGGCATCCGCCACGAGGGTGCCGCGGCGTTCGCGGCCTCCGCCTACGGAAAACTGACCGGACGTCCCGCCGCATGCTTCGGTATCGCCGGGCCCGGCTCCACGAACCTGTTGACGGGGCTGTACGACGCGAAGGCCGATCGCGCACCCGTACTTGCCATCTCCGGCAACGTGGACTCCTCGGTGGCCGGCAAGGGCGCCTTCCAGGACATCGACCTACTGGCCGCCTTCTCCGACGTCTCCGTCTACTCGGCGATGGTCCGGGCGGGCTCCGACCACGCCGAGCTGATGACGATGGCGCTCAAACACGCGATCTTGGAGCGTGGTGTCGGCCATCTGGTGCTCCCGGATGAGGTGCAAGTGCTCCCCAGCCCGGGCAATCCTGCCTCCGGGCCGCAGGGCCGGATGCCGGACCTGCGGGTGGGCCCGCCTGCGGCGGCGCTCGCGGAGGCGCTGGATCTCATCGAATCTGCCACGCGCCCAGTGATTGTGGTGGGTGCCGGTGCGAAGTTCGACATGCCTGCGGTGGTCGCACTTGCCGAGCGGCTGAACGCCCCGATCCTCACCACGTTCAAAGCGAAGGGCCAGGTTTCCGAACGCCATCCGCTGGCCGGCGGGGTGCTGGGCCGCTCGGGGACACCTGTCGCATCGTGGATGATGAACAAGGCCGATCTACTGTTGGTGTTCGGCGCCTCGTTCTCCAATCACACCGGCATCTCGCCGTACAAGGCGACGGTCCAGGTCGATACCGATCCATTGGCGCTCGGCCGGTTCCGCCCCGTCGCGGTCCCGATCCTCGGCGATGTGGGGGTGACAGCCTTGGCACTGTCGGACGGACTCGGCACAGGCCCAGCCGTGACCGACCAGCGCCCCGAACTCGCCGAGCGCTGGACGGTGTGGCGAGCGGAGAAGGCCCGCCGGGCCGCGGCGTCGGCGCACGGGCGCGTGCCCGCTGCCGCCGTCTTCCATGAACTCAACGACCTGGTGCCCGAAAACGCGGTGCTGACAGTCGATGTGGGCAACCACGCCTACTCGTTCGGCCGCTACTTCGAGCCCACCGCGCAATCAGTGCTCATGTCCGGCTACCTGGGCTCGATAGGATTCGGGTTCCCCGCCGCCATGGGCGCATGGGCGGCGGCCCCGGACCGGCCGATCGTCGCCGTCACCGGAGATGGCGGATTCGGTCAGTATCTCGCCGACTTCACCACCGCGGTGAAGTACAACATGAACATCACCCACATCCTGCTCAACAACGGCGAGCTGGCCAAGATCAGCGAGGAGCAGCGCAGCGCCGAGTACGCGGTGTGGCAGACCTCCCTGCACAATCCCGATTTCGCGGCGTTCGCACGAGACTGCGGGGCGTACGGCAAGCGCGTCACTGATGCCACTGAATTGCGTTCGGTCATCGCTGAAGCTCTCAGCCATCCGGGCCCGGCACTGGTGGAGATCCTCACCGATCCCCGTTCCCACTAGTGGATTTCGATCGGTTATCCACAGTTCGAGATTCATCCACAAGCACATCCCCGCGCCCACCACTGTCCGGTCGGCCGCACTAATATCAAACATGTGTTCGATTCGCTGACCGATGGAGACCTGATCGAGGTGATCACGGCGGCGCATCGTGCCGAAGCGCAGGCGTGCGCCCGCAGATTGGGCGCCATCGGCGTGCTTGTCGACCGGTACGCCGATCTGGATAAGCCTGATGAACGTGACCATCACCCGTTGGATCGCTGGGATCGGGTCGCTGCGGAGATCGCGGCGGCTCAAGGCATCACGCAGGCGCTGGCCTCCAGCCAGATGCGCTACGCACAGGTTCTGCGGCACCGTCTTCGAGCGGTCGCCGAACGTTTCGCCACCGGCGATCTGGACTTTCGCACCGTCGCGCTGATCATCAATCGCACCGAGCTTCTCGAAGACGACGCCGTGGTCATGCGGGTGGACGCCGCCATCGTTCAAGCCCTGCCGCGCTGGGCGCGATG
Coding sequences within:
- a CDS encoding glutamate synthase-related protein, which gives rise to MTTLPTAALQVAELSALPDGAPYATKAGGVDIVLVRRGDDVSALYGRCAHRGALMSDGHLDGDLLVCGVHGWRYEVDTGVSPVNPAVTLTRFPAWVTNGSVYVDESAVSTFAKANPVSYADDGYQGRWIKPTNTPEEPFVTQIHDLASHGLDKVGHHGPMSAMGVPRDQLPSWDSIQVITGQLARLPLLDNEPVDTRTVIGPRAQRPLTLDIPLFVSDMSFGALSQEAKVALAAGAELAGTGICSGEGGMLPEEQQHNSRYFYELASARFGWSFEHLKKVQAFHFKGGQGAKTGTGGHLPGNKVIGKIAEVRGLAPGTPAISPARFPDWTSLDQFRDFAEQVRAASGGIPVGYKMSAQHVERDIDAALTIGVDYIILDGRGGGTGAAPILFRDNISVPTIPALARARRHLDHSDARDVTLAVTGGIRTAADMVKALALGADAIGLSNAALQAIGCVGMRACNTNTCPVGIATQDPQLRDRLPVELAATRLQRFLESTVELMTILARACGHHRLGDLGLDDLVTFDRDFAYLSAVPYAGAIPL
- a CDS encoding thiamine pyrophosphate-dependent enzyme, yielding MSDQELVWHKALDHDALDEGQVTVCPVGLKSVALTKLHGQFGAIDNRCPHQGGPLGQGTLENDKIRCPWHGFDFDPFTGEAAGGPDFDVPTYPVEVRADGVYVGTAPPAPHVRTVSDVLIETMTNWGVDTVFGMVGHSNLGVAEAMHRAEKDGKLRYFGIRHEGAAAFAASAYGKLTGRPAACFGIAGPGSTNLLTGLYDAKADRAPVLAISGNVDSSVAGKGAFQDIDLLAAFSDVSVYSAMVRAGSDHAELMTMALKHAILERGVGHLVLPDEVQVLPSPGNPASGPQGRMPDLRVGPPAAALAEALDLIESATRPVIVVGAGAKFDMPAVVALAERLNAPILTTFKAKGQVSERHPLAGGVLGRSGTPVASWMMNKADLLLVFGASFSNHTGISPYKATVQVDTDPLALGRFRPVAVPILGDVGVTALALSDGLGTGPAVTDQRPELAERWTVWRAEKARRAAASAHGRVPAAAVFHELNDLVPENAVLTVDVGNHAYSFGRYFEPTAQSVLMSGYLGSIGFGFPAAMGAWAAAPDRPIVAVTGDGGFGQYLADFTTAVKYNMNITHILLNNGELAKISEEQRSAEYAVWQTSLHNPDFAAFARDCGAYGKRVTDATELRSVIAEALSHPGPALVEILTDPRSH